The proteins below come from a single Sorghum bicolor cultivar BTx623 chromosome 4, Sorghum_bicolor_NCBIv3, whole genome shotgun sequence genomic window:
- the LOC8055433 gene encoding 60S ribosomal protein L6-3, with amino-acid sequence MAPTSKLSMGIKRASRSHAYHRRGLWAIKAKHGGAFPKAEKPAAAAEPKFYPADDVKPRVPSTRKPKPTKLRSSITPGTVLILLAGRFMGKRVVFLKQLKSGLLLVSGPFKINGVPIRRVNQTYVIATSTKVDISGVDVAKFDDKYFAREKKQKAKKTEGELFETEKETSKSLPDFKKDDQKAVDAALIKAIEAVPELKTYLGARFSLRDGDKPHEMVF; translated from the exons ATGGCGCCGACGTCGAAGCTGTCGATGGGCATCAAGCGCGCGTCGAGGTCGCACGCGTACCACCGCCGTGGGCTGTGGGCCATCAAGGCCAAGCATGGCGGCGCCTTCCCCAAGGCAGAgaagcccgccgccgccgcggaacCCAAGTTCTACCCGGCCGACGACGTCAAGCCCCGCGTCCCCAGCACCCGCAAGCCTAAGCCCACCAAGCTCAG GTCGAGCATCACGCCCGGTACGGTGCTGATCCTCCTCGCGGGGCGCTTCATGGGGAAGAGAGTGGTGTTCCTCAAGCAGCTCAAGTCCGGCCTGCTCCTCGTCTCTG GGCCTTTCAAGATCAATGGAGTGCCGATCCGCCGTGTGAACCAGACCTATGTCATTGCTACATCCACCAAGGTTGACATCTCTGGTGTTGATGTCGCAAAGTTTGATGACAAGTACTTTGCCAGGGAGAAGAAGCAGAAGGCGAAGAAGACCGAGGGCGAGCTTTTTGAGACAGAGAAGGAG ACATCCAAGTCTCTGCCTGActtcaagaaggatgaccagaAGGCTGTGGATGCTGCTCTGATCAAGGCTATTGAGGCTGTCCCAGAGCTGAAAACCTATCTTGGCGCCCGGTTCTCTCTCAGGGATGGTGACAAGCCCCATGAGATGGTCTTCTAA